In Sporanaerobacter acetigenes DSM 13106, the genomic window AAAAGAAAAGATAATACTTTTTATTTTGAAACTCCTGAAGGGAAAAAGTATCTACCTATAGAAGACATAAAAGAAATTTATGTCTTTGGTGAAGTAAGTGTAAGTAAAAAGTTTCTTGAATATGTATCTCAAAAAGAAATACTCATGCATTTTTTTAATTATTATGGTTATTATGTAGGAACATATTATCCAAGAGAACACTATAATTCTGGGTATATGATACTTAAACAAGCTGAACATTATTTAGATGAACAAAAAAGAGTAGTTTTAGCAAAAAAATTTGTAGAAGGAAGTGCTAAAAATATTCTCAATGTAATTAGGTACTATAGCAATAGAAATAAAGATTTGGATGAGGTAGAAAATCAAATAGCTCTTCTTATGTATAGTATTGAAAAATGTGAAAATACACAAGAACTTATGGGGATAGAGGGAAATATAAGGGATACTTATTATAAGGGTTTTGATGAAATAATAGACAATGAAGATTTTATATTTGAAGAAAGATCAAGAATGCCACCTAAAAATCATCTCAATTCTCTTATAAGCTTTGGAAATTCTATGATGTATGTTTTAGTACTTTCAGAAATATATAAAACTCATTTAGATCCTCGAATTGGATATCTTCATACAACAAATTTTAGGAAATTCACGCTGAATCTTGACGTAGCTGAAATATTCAAACCAATAATAATAGACAGAATTATATTTAGTTTGATAGGTAAAAAAATGATAAGTATTGAAGATTTTGAAGATGATATGGGAGGAGTACTATTAAAAGAA contains:
- the cas1b gene encoding type I-B CRISPR-associated endonuclease Cas1b; amino-acid sequence: MKKNIYIFNDGEIKRKDNTFYFETPEGKKYLPIEDIKEIYVFGEVSVSKKFLEYVSQKEILMHFFNYYGYYVGTYYPREHYNSGYMILKQAEHYLDEQKRVVLAKKFVEGSAKNILNVIRYYSNRNKDLDEVENQIALLMYSIEKCENTQELMGIEGNIRDTYYKGFDEIIDNEDFIFEERSRMPPKNHLNSLISFGNSMMYVLVLSEIYKTHLDPRIGYLHTTNFRKFTLNLDVAEIFKPIIIDRIIFSLIGKKMISIEDFEDDMGGVLLKESGRKVFVEEFDKKLKTTIKHRELGRNVSYNRLIRMELYKLQKHFMDEEEYLPYVSRW